TGGGAGAATCAGCAAGGAAGGCAATAAAAAAATCGAAGCAGAGGCAGGGTCGAGAGCTCTTTTTCTATAGTGGAGATCTTGGAGGGGCTTTAGGCTTCCCACCCTTCAGTGGGCCTGCACACCACCCCTGCACTTGACCTCGATTCCCTTGAATGTTCCTCTCACCGAAGCCTCCGCTCGGTTATAAGATAACAACACTTCGCGAGAGGTCAAATGGCAGGACTGTCGCGTGAGGCCAGAATGGTCATCGAGCCACTGTGGCGTAACGGGGCATGGGTTGACCCAGTCACGAGTCGTTGAGTGCCTCACATTCCAGGGCAGGGGGCCTCAGAACTGCAGGAAGTCATCGCGTTGTCGGATAAGGGCTCACGGTTGCTTACTGCCTGCAAGGATGGCACGTCTGATGCTTGTATCATGAATATGCCGACATCCAGGCGGCCGATCTTCACGGTCCAAAAGCATCAGGCCTCTCACCTTCATTATGACTTCCGACTGGAAATCGGAGGCGCACTCAAGTCATGGGCCATCCCCAAAGGCCCCTCGATGGACCCATCGGTCAAACGGCTTGCGGTGGAAGTGGAGGATCACGATCTCGGCTACGCGGAGTTCGAGGGGGTGATCGGAGAAGGCTATTATGGAGCAGGGCCTGTGTTGGTGTGGGATACGGGTTGGTTCGAACCGCTTCGAGCCAACCGGGGTCCAGTATCGCCGATGATGATGTTCCATGAGGGCAAATTAGATCTGTGTTTGCATGGGCAACGGTTGCAAGGCGGGTTCACCTTGGTGCGCATGAAAGACCGTCCGCGAGAATGGCTGCTGATCAAAAAACGAGACAAGGAGGCCCGTTCCGGCTATGACGTGATGCAGGAATACGACACATCGGTATTGTCTCGTCGGACGATCGAAGACCTAGAGGCAGATGTTGCAGCAGGAACGTTGGATCCGGGGTGCTGTGGGTGAGGGGCATCTCATGAAGAAGCCACAACTGATTCTTGCGGGGAGCGTATGGCGACGAGATGTCAGCGGTCTTACCTGCGAGGGTGCCATATCAAGAAAGGAGCGAACTATGTCAGTGCCGAAACATCTCGCGGAAGCAGCGGCCAAACTCAAAGAGGCATCGTTCCGGATCGACGAAGCACGACATGGCCCTGTGACCTGCGAAAATCAAAAGGTTTGGTTGGAGGCGCTGACGGATTACTGCCTGGCGCTCTCCGAAGTCCAGTCCTATAACAGCGAATCAGTCCACGAAAAACTCCATGAGTTGGCTGGACGCGCTGGGATCAAGCCATTCCCTGGTCCCGGCTCTGCACACACCTGAGTTAGTGAGGGGTAGAGCTGTTAGGCTGTCAGGCTCTGCAACACTGCCGGGAGAGATGCCTTCTTCTTGTCTTCGCCAACGGAGCGCTCGTGCAGCCGGCGGACTAACTCCTGGTATGAGGACTTGTAGATGATCTTCTCGAACTGGCTGCGATAATTTTTCACCAGGCTGACCCCGTCCACGACGAGGTCGTACGCGTGCCAGGTTCCGTCCTTCACGTGCAGACGGTAATCCATCGGGATGCCCATTTTGCTCGACCGCAGCTCGGTCCGCACCTCTGCATAGTTCCCCTCAATCCGTTCAGAGAGATAGAATACTTGCTGCCCTGAATAGCCTTCGATTTTTTCAGCATAGCGGTCGGAAAGAAAGCTCTTGAAGAGTTCGACGAACTCGGCGCGCTCACTGGTCGTGAGTGGAATCCAGTGGGCCGCAAGCGCGCGTTTCGACATTTCAGCGTAGTCGAAGCGGGAAGCGATGACCTCTTCCAGCATATGCCGGCGCGGGATGAGCTTGGCCGGATCTTTGAGTGTCTCGTCTTCGAGAATGCGGAAGACGTCGTTCAGCGTCGAGCGGACCACCTCGGTGGGAGACTCCAAGGTCCGGTCCGGTGAGCCTGATGCGGTGCTGTACGTATGGGCGACAAGAAACAGAGAAAAGGCGAGGGCTCCGCTCTTGATCCAATGCCGGCACCACGAACTTCGGACATCCAACTCTCGCCTGTCTCGCCCCTCCCGCCAGTCTCGCTCGCCAATCACCATGTCTCGTCAATCCAGCACGAAGGTGACCTTCAAATCTACGCGGTAGAAGGTGACCTTGCCGTTATCGACC
This Nitrospirota bacterium DNA region includes the following protein-coding sequences:
- a CDS encoding DNA ligase, with translation MPHIPGQGASELQEVIALSDKGSRLLTACKDGTSDACIMNMPTSRRPIFTVQKHQASHLHYDFRLEIGGALKSWAIPKGPSMDPSVKRLAVEVEDHDLGYAEFEGVIGEGYYGAGPVLVWDTGWFEPLRANRGPVSPMMMFHEGKLDLCLHGQRLQGGFTLVRMKDRPREWLLIKKRDKEARSGYDVMQEYDTSVLSRRTIEDLEADVAAGTLDPGCCG
- a CDS encoding ABC transporter substrate-binding protein, with amino-acid sequence MVIGERDWREGRDRRELDVRSSWCRHWIKSGALAFSLFLVAHTYSTASGSPDRTLESPTEVVRSTLNDVFRILEDETLKDPAKLIPRRHMLEEVIASRFDYAEMSKRALAAHWIPLTTSERAEFVELFKSFLSDRYAEKIEGYSGQQVFYLSERIEGNYAEVRTELRSSKMGIPMDYRLHVKDGTWHAYDLVVDGVSLVKNYRSQFEKIIYKSSYQELVRRLHERSVGEDKKKASLPAVLQSLTA